CTTGAGGAAGGTCATCTCCCGCCGATTGAGCGCACGCGGACGTCCAATCTTCCAATAGCCATCCGGGTCAAAAGCTTTTTCTTCCACATCAATCAGCATCAAATCCCTGAAGACTTCTTGTGCTTCCTCCAGGTGGCCTGTCTTGATGAGCCGCTCTTCCAGAGCATCGCGCAAACGCGGCAGATAGTGCGTATCCATTTGCGCGTAGATCAGGCTGTCCTGCGGCAGAGGGCGCTGCCCCCAATCATCCAACTGATGGCGCTTATCCACTGTCACATCGAAGAACTCGTGCAGCATATCCCCCAGGCCAACAGAAGGAATCCCCAAAACACGCGCCGCCAGCATCGTATCGAACACATTCGCGATGCCGAAATCAAAATCACGCTGCATGCAGATTAAGTCATATTCTGCCGCGTGGAAGATTTTCTCAATAGCTGGGTTGAGCAGTAAATCGCCGAGGGGCTGCATATCATCAATAGCCAGAGGGTCAATGATATAGTCTTGTTGGCGCGTCGAAAGCTGCACCAAACAGACCCGGCCTCGATACGCGTGCATACTGTTGGATTCCGTATCGAGCGCGATCAATGTTTCCTGAGAAAGTCTTTGGACCAGAGTGCGCAGGTCGTTTGTGTTGTCGATGTAAATTGCTGCCGGGAGCTTCGGCACACTCATAACCAGTTTCGCTTCCTGAAATACCAGAGCATCACTAACGAAATAAGGACCATGAAAACGGCAATAAGCCAGAAAGAATTTGGGTCCTGTCTGAATTCTGGCTGACCCGGCAGAGGAACGTTCATCCCATAAATGCTTGAGATCAACGTCAGAGGCAGCATGATAACGCTAATCACCGTCAGGATACGCATCACCTCATTGATACGATGGCTCGCCAGCGTATCAACCGTATCTGCCAGGCTGGTGATAATTTCATAATTTTCATCGACAATATCACGCGCTTTATAAAGGTGGTCAGCAATATCGCCGAAGTATTCTTCCAGGTCTTCATGAATAATCGGATGCTCAACCTGTTCCAACTGCTCTACAATGGGCACCTGCTGGCGGATAATCCGACGCAATGCAATCACATCTCGCCGCACAAGGGAAATCTCACGAATAACCTCGCGCGTATCCCTTGTAAAGATGTCTTCCTCTATATCACGGATATTCCCATCGACCTTGCGCAGGATTGGCAGCACATAATCTACCAATTGGTCGATAATGGTATAGAAAGCATGGTTGGCCCCACGTCCCAGTAACCGCTGACGCTGCAACTCATCGTCTTCGCACAATTCATAGAGCGTCGTCAAAGGTTTGAGGACGCCATCGTGCACAGTCACCACATACCCACGTCCAATGATTAGATCAACTTCGCGCGGGCGAGATAACGATAAGCGTTTATCAAACAGCGGGAAATGCATGACGACAAATAGGTAATTGTCATCAACATCGATTTTAGGGCGCTCCATTGGGCTGCGGACATCCTCCAGGTTCAGAGGATGGATATACGGAAAGCGCTCCTGCAAATTTTCGACGTCTGCTGGAGTTGGATGGATGATGTCGATCCAGGTGACTGAACCGTATGTTAGCGTTTGTGTCCCCATGTTTCATATTATGGTCCCCGTTCGGAACCTAAGCAATAGTCAAACACATGTATTCCATTGTTAATACGTCCAGAAAACACCCTATTTCCCAGCCGCCTATAAAGATTTCACCGACTTTGTGATACTATTTGAGACGTAGAAAAACGAATTGTGCGAATCCTGTTACATGCCTTAACAACTGAACATAGCAATACATATCCTCGCAGCCATAGCCTGGATACAAGAGTTGCGATAATAAGTTCGTTATATCACAATTAAGACGAAAGGCGGAGGCGCAAAATCCGCCGAAAGGTCTATAAGCGGCTTTTGACTTCACTCTCATCCTGTGCTATATTTCATGCGAGTACATTTGTGACATTTTTCGCATATGACTTGTATTTCGTCGTTGGCAATGACGCTTTACGGTCCCAAATACATCACAGCACCCATTCTTGCTAATTGGTTGTAAAGTGGTCATAATTACGAACAATCAAATTACGAATAACCAATCCACAACCAACCTCATCTCAACTGAGGCTGTTATGTCCAAACATAGAGGAGCCTAGCTGTATGGCAACAACCACAAAACCTGTTCAGCGGGCAAGTGTTGCACGACCATCTGCAAATGCAAACCAAGCATCTGTGGATGCTGCAGCACCGACTCGCCGTGAATTTATGTATTACATATGGGGCGCCTCAATCGCGCTTTTGCTCGGTCAGGCAGGGGCTGGGTTCGTGTGGTTTACCTTCCCCCGCTTCCGGGAAGGCGAATTTGGTGGTATTTTCCCCTATAATCCGGCAGATCTGCCGTCAACTGGGGCAGCACCAGAGTGGGTTGCGGCTGGGCGTTTCCACATCAGCAACACACAGGATGGGCTGCTAGCCCTATATGGTGTTTGTACACATCTCGGTTGCCTGCCTAAATGGACCCCGTCGAATGTCCGCTTCGAGTGCCCATGCCATGGTTCGAAGTTCACAGCCTATGGTAACTATATCGAAGGCCCTGCACCACGTGGCCTAGATCGGTTCAAGACCACAATCGTCTTCTTGGACGGTACCACAGCAGAAACTGATACCGATGGTGGGCCGATCCCGATCCCCGCAGATAAATCCATTGCGGAAATTCGTGTCGATACGGGCGCGAAGATTACTGGGCCATCGCATTAAGCGGTTTTGCAGCTAGAACAACAAGAGAGGTGCTGGACTAATGTCGATTCTTCCATTTCCTTCTTTCCTTGACGATGTAAAGGAAAAGGGATTGCGTAAAGCCATGGCTGAAGGCATCAACGAAACCGTTGAGCGCATCACCGTTGGTATGAATATCCAGGATATCCGCGAGGCGCTACGTGGCGAACCACCTAGCCGTCGCCCTAATCCGCGTTTGCAGCCGCACGCAGATGGTTTCTGGTTACATATGCGCCCTGGTTACTACCACCGGGACGTAACGGGCGTCTACCCGACGTTCCGTTTGGGCTGGCTCTCCACGTATTTCGTCGTGTTCGAGACGATTACGGGTGTGCTGCTCATGGGTTGGTATACGCCTTCCCCACAAATTGCCTATGGCAACATGTTGAGCATTCTCAACAACGTGCCGCTCGGCCAATTTATGCGTGATATGCACCGCCTTGGTGCCGAAGCGATGGTGATTATCGTCGCCTTGCATATGATGCGAACGTGGATCACAGGTAGTTATAAGAAGCCACGACAATTTACGTGGTTTACTGGCCTGATCCTACTGGTGCTGACAGGTCTGCTCAGCTTCACAGGCTATCTGCTCCCTTGGGACCAGTTGTCGTTGTGGGCTGTGACGATCGGTGCATCCATGACTGAAGCAACGCCCGTCATCGGTGAACAGGTCAACCTGATCTTCCGAGGCGCGCCAGAACTAGGCGCAAACGGTCTGTTACGCTTCTATCTGGTGCATGTCCTGTTGCTGCCGCTTATTTTGTATATCTTCGTGGGGGTCCATTATTACAAGGTCATTATTCATGGGCACAGTCTCCCACCGCAGTTGGAAAACATCGGTGAAGATACGGCCAAGCGTGTCCCCCTGGATAAGCGCGTTTACTACATCCCGGATATCTTAACCAACGAAATCACGTGGATCGCCGTTACAACGCTTATCATGACGATCTTGTGCATTTGGTTCTACCATGCACCGTTGGAAAATCATGCGAACCCGCAGGTAACGCCGCTCGGCACAACAGCGCCGTGGTACTTCTTGTGGATTCAGGGTGCGCTGAAGCTCGGCGATAAGTTCTTCTGGGGTCTTGTCTTCCCGACAGCGATGTTAGGCTTGCTGGCCGCTATCCCCTACCTGGATGTTGGCCCAAGTCGCCGCTATGCTCATCGTCGCTGGATGCTCTCCGCAGCAATGGGCCTGATCTCCTTTGCGACTATCCTGAGTTATATGGGTCTGCCAGAATTCGCCGTTGCGACTGCTGCGGAAACAGAAATTCTCCATGATCTGACGAAGGAACCTGCTCATAATGCGGTTGGTGCTGCTCGTACCATCCCCTTCGATCAAGCTGTTGTCGGCATGTATACGACAGAACAGTTCGAAGCGGTAGAAGGCCAATCAGAGCGCGATGCCGTCGCCCAGTTCGAGGCTGATCTGCGCGAAACGTACAACCTGTATACAACCGGGCAGATCGAAGCTCTGGGAGAAGGTACAGATCCGGCAGAGCTCACCATCAGAGAAACCAGCGTCTATGGCGCTATGGAAACAGCTTTGTCTGAAGGCCATCTGGCAAGCGGCAGCATCCCGGCCCGCTTCAGCCTGGTCCCAAGCGACGCACCAGAATTGGCTGCAGTGCTGCATGAGCTGAAGGAAGAAATCGAAAACCGCTCTCGTGAACTGCCCAACGCCTGGGGTGCGATCATCATCACACCTGCCCAGGGCAACCTGCGTCGCATTGATCTGGTTATCAGTTGGGATACTGTTGTTGTCGATGCGGGTGAACCTGAAGTGGATGAAAACGGGAATCCGGTATACGTCTATCAAACGGACCCAGTCACCGACGAAACGCTATTAGATGAAAACGGCGAGCCGATCATCGAGCGCAGCGTCGCAACAGAGCACATTTACTTGCACGAAGATTCGGCTTACTTCGACTAAAAGAGGACGGGAGGCGCATGAAAGGCTTCTTGAAAAATTTTATCATCCCGACGCTTGAAGGGCGTATCCTGACGGGCATCGTCGCCTTCGTGGCGCTCATGATCCTGCTGGGATGGGTTGCAATCAATGAACCAGCCCGTATGGCTGCCTTTGAAGATCAGCACCTTGGGCGTTCAATCGAACGTGGTGCAGAACTTTTCGCGGCCAACTGTTCAACGTGTCATGGACCTAATGGTCTCGGTAGTGCAGAACGCGCACCCGGCCTGAATAATCCACACTTGTTTGGTTATGACTACCTGGCCCTCGTCAATGCGGATGTTTCATCGTATGAACGCCAAATTGATGACTTGAATGACCAGCTTGGAGACCTTCTCGGTGTGGAATCGGGTGAAGATGCACGTGAAGGTGAGCGTAATGAGCTCTTTGCGGAAATCGCAACTCTCGACCGTAATACGGATGAAGGTGCAGCTCGTGCAGTAGAAATTGCCGAGCGCATCGAAGAGATCAACGCGCTGACAGATACAAATAACGAAGCGCTGCAAGCACAATATCAGGACTTGGCATCTCAACTAGAGAGCGAAGATCTGACTGATGATGAGCGTGCCGATATTCAGGAGCAGATCAACGCCCTGCTCTCACAGAATATCCCGCTGCATATCAGTGTGCTGGAATCCGATTTGGAGCCGCTCTATACTGAGCGTTCAGAAGAGCTTGCAGCATTGGAACCAGCATTTATCGCCGGGTACCTACCGGGCCTTCAGGATGCGATGGCCTCCGGCGATGAACGTGCCGTTTCAGCAATCTTGCAAGAGCACACATCCCGTCTGGCGCAAAATGGCTTCGGCGGTGACCTGGGCAGCTACATCACCACCACGCTGATTCATGGTCGTCCTGGCAGCCAGTACATCTGGGGTAATAGCCAGATGGTGGCCTGGTCACAACGTGGCGGTGGCCCACTGCGCGATGATGAAATTGAGGATATTCGCAACTACATCCTCAATTGGGATCGTGGCGATGAGTGGACGCTGGAAGACTTATACGCTGTACAGCAGTTCGGTAAGCTGCCGGGTGGCACAGGCGCTGGTGGTGGCGAAGACGTCACGAGACTGGCTGATGATCCGTACAATTCGGATGTCGTGACCATAACAGAAGCCCTGGCCGATGTCGAAGGCGATGCCGAACGTGGTGAAGCAATCTACACAGGTAGTGCCCTGACAGAAGTAGGCTCACGGTTGGGCTGTGGCAGTTGTCATATTGGTGGCGCTGCTGCCCCGAACACCACGGATCAGTGGGAATCCATTCACAGTGACATTCTCAATCAGTCCCAGTTCGCGGGTTATACAGCTGAACAGTACATCGTTGAAAGCATCATCTACCCGAATGCTTACATCGTCGAAGGTTGGACTGCTGGCGCAATGCCGCAGGACTTTGACCAGCAGCTTAGCCTGCAGGATATGGCCGATATCATCGCCTATATCGCAAGCTACGGCGAGTAAGTACCAGCGAATAAGAATCTAGTTAACGCCGTTCGCGCAAGCTAGCATCTCTAAAGCCCCTGACCTATTATGGCAGGGGCTTTTTGCTAGGAGATCGACTATGATTGAATCCTTACATTGCCATACCGTACAAAAACAACGTGGCAATCCCCTGCTTATACTGCTTATTTTGCTTACCGTGATCTGCGTGCATCTTGGCGTCATGCCCACACAGGCACAGGATGAGGCTTCTGATGAAGCTTCCAACGAATCATCAACAGAAACAAGCACCTGTACACCTGAGATGCTCACTCAAGAGCTAGAGAGCTTCCAAACAGATTATCCTGTTGAAGCTGAAGCCGACGCCGATGCTGCGCTCAGTAATCTATTTCGGCTCGCGATGGTGTATCAAAAACTGGCGATAGACTGTGGCTACACGCCCACTGAAGAAGAACTTGGGGCGATGATTGATAACACGCTCGCACTGGCGGATGCGGGCACGATCCTGGCAGCCAATGCTGTCGGCGTCGATACAGAAGCCATCGTCGCTGAGCTAGAGACCGTCACAGGCGATTCATTCACCGGGCAGTTGCTCTACAATGGGATTGAGGAAGCGCTCGACGGTAATGCGCTGGGATGTTCCGGGTGCCATGTGAGCGACACAGCCCCACCGACAGAAAGCACCTGGACGCGCGTCGTAGAGGAACGCCTGCCGCTACCGCAGT
The Phototrophicus methaneseepsis DNA segment above includes these coding regions:
- a CDS encoding c-type cytochrome; protein product: MKGFLKNFIIPTLEGRILTGIVAFVALMILLGWVAINEPARMAAFEDQHLGRSIERGAELFAANCSTCHGPNGLGSAERAPGLNNPHLFGYDYLALVNADVSSYERQIDDLNDQLGDLLGVESGEDAREGERNELFAEIATLDRNTDEGAARAVEIAERIEEINALTDTNNEALQAQYQDLASQLESEDLTDDERADIQEQINALLSQNIPLHISVLESDLEPLYTERSEELAALEPAFIAGYLPGLQDAMASGDERAVSAILQEHTSRLAQNGFGGDLGSYITTTLIHGRPGSQYIWGNSQMVAWSQRGGGPLRDDEIEDIRNYILNWDRGDEWTLEDLYAVQQFGKLPGGTGAGGGEDVTRLADDPYNSDVVTITEALADVEGDAERGEAIYTGSALTEVGSRLGCGSCHIGGAAAPNTTDQWESIHSDILNQSQFAGYTAEQYIVESIIYPNAYIVEGWTAGAMPQDFDQQLSLQDMADIIAYIASYGE
- the corA gene encoding magnesium/cobalt transporter CorA, encoding MGTQTLTYGSVTWIDIIHPTPADVENLQERFPYIHPLNLEDVRSPMERPKIDVDDNYLFVVMHFPLFDKRLSLSRPREVDLIIGRGYVVTVHDGVLKPLTTLYELCEDDELQRQRLLGRGANHAFYTIIDQLVDYVLPILRKVDGNIRDIEEDIFTRDTREVIREISLVRRDVIALRRIIRQQVPIVEQLEQVEHPIIHEDLEEYFGDIADHLYKARDIVDENYEIITSLADTVDTLASHRINEVMRILTVISVIMLPLTLISSIYGMNVPLPGQPEFRQDPNSFWLIAVFMVLISLVMLWYFRKRNWL
- a CDS encoding cytochrome b; protein product: MRKAMAEGINETVERITVGMNIQDIREALRGEPPSRRPNPRLQPHADGFWLHMRPGYYHRDVTGVYPTFRLGWLSTYFVVFETITGVLLMGWYTPSPQIAYGNMLSILNNVPLGQFMRDMHRLGAEAMVIIVALHMMRTWITGSYKKPRQFTWFTGLILLVLTGLLSFTGYLLPWDQLSLWAVTIGASMTEATPVIGEQVNLIFRGAPELGANGLLRFYLVHVLLLPLILYIFVGVHYYKVIIHGHSLPPQLENIGEDTAKRVPLDKRVYYIPDILTNEITWIAVTTLIMTILCIWFYHAPLENHANPQVTPLGTTAPWYFLWIQGALKLGDKFFWGLVFPTAMLGLLAAIPYLDVGPSRRYAHRRWMLSAAMGLISFATILSYMGLPEFAVATAAETEILHDLTKEPAHNAVGAARTIPFDQAVVGMYTTEQFEAVEGQSERDAVAQFEADLRETYNLYTTGQIEALGEGTDPAELTIRETSVYGAMETALSEGHLASGSIPARFSLVPSDAPELAAVLHELKEEIENRSRELPNAWGAIIITPAQGNLRRIDLVISWDTVVVDAGEPEVDENGNPVYVYQTDPVTDETLLDENGEPIIERSVATEHIYLHEDSAYFD
- a CDS encoding ubiquinol-cytochrome c reductase iron-sulfur subunit, whose amino-acid sequence is MATTTKPVQRASVARPSANANQASVDAAAPTRREFMYYIWGASIALLLGQAGAGFVWFTFPRFREGEFGGIFPYNPADLPSTGAAPEWVAAGRFHISNTQDGLLALYGVCTHLGCLPKWTPSNVRFECPCHGSKFTAYGNYIEGPAPRGLDRFKTTIVFLDGTTAETDTDGGPIPIPADKSIAEIRVDTGAKITGPSH
- a CDS encoding ribonuclease D — encoded protein: MSVPKLPAAIYIDNTNDLRTLVQRLSQETLIALDTESNSMHAYRGRVCLVQLSTRQQDYIIDPLAIDDMQPLGDLLLNPAIEKIFHAAEYDLICMQRDFDFGIANVFDTMLAARVLGIPSVGLGDMLHEFFDVTVDKRHQLDDWGQRPLPQDSLIYAQMDTHYLPRLRDALEERLIKTGHLEEAQEVFRDLMLIDVEEKAFDPDGYWKIGRPRALNRREMTFLKELYLVRDAIAQEEDVPPYKVFTNKTMIYMAQRPPANLTDLFNLRDLSGYYVREYGSDILEAIERAQDNKPPRPPRVERRKPIIVERYSALHAWRKETAEQRAIDSSLVLPKQILWTIAEEMPLNMNALSAINGMGEWRLNQYGEAILDVIHQMNGSSS